The genomic DNA GAAGGATCTCTTGGATCTCCTTGCGGCTGGAGTCTCTCAAGAAGACATCCTGCACGACTACCCGTATCTTGAGAAGGCGGATATTCAAGCAGTGCTTGAGTTTGCCGCTGCCCAATCCGATCACGTCATGCTTCGGGCTGGATGAAATTTTTAGTCGACGCGCAACTCCCGCCGGCACTCGCTCGCCTTATCAACTCTTTCGGCCATCCGGCCGTTCATGTTCAAGACGCTCAG from Nitrospira sp. ND1 includes the following:
- a CDS encoding DUF433 domain-containing protein, with translation MSLLSRITINPEQCGGRPCIRGMRMRVKDLLDLLAAGVSQEDILHDYPYLEKADIQAVLEFAAAQSDHVMLRAG